One genomic window of Rhodopirellula halodulae includes the following:
- the gap gene encoding type I glyceraldehyde-3-phosphate dehydrogenase, protein MAIKVAINGFGRIGRLTFRNLMERSDEFEVVAINDLTDNRTLAMLLKYDSIHGRFDGTVEYDDTSLTVNGKKIAALAERDPRNLPWKEHNVDIAIESTGFFTARANGEKPGYDSHLAAGAKKVVLSAPAKDGADLTCVLGVNDDKLSADLNCVSNASCTTNCLAPVAKVLNDSFGIESGLMTTVHAYTNDQKVQDQPHADLYRSRGAAQNIIPTSTGAAKAVGLVIPELQGKLTGIAMRVPVPTGSVVDLTANLSKEVTKEDVNLAIQTAAEGPLKGILFYAVDPIVSSDIVHDPHSSIFAADFTQVLGDKGKMVKVVSWYDNEWGYSCRTADLCSKLGKML, encoded by the coding sequence GTGGCTATTAAAGTAGCAATCAACGGCTTCGGCCGAATCGGACGTTTGACTTTTCGCAACCTGATGGAGCGAAGCGACGAGTTCGAAGTGGTCGCCATCAACGATTTGACCGACAACCGCACGTTGGCAATGTTGTTGAAGTACGACAGTATCCACGGTCGTTTCGACGGGACCGTCGAATATGACGACACCTCGTTGACCGTCAACGGCAAGAAAATCGCCGCCTTGGCTGAGCGTGACCCACGCAACTTGCCTTGGAAAGAGCACAACGTCGACATCGCCATCGAATCGACCGGCTTCTTCACCGCACGTGCCAATGGCGAAAAGCCAGGTTACGACAGCCACCTGGCAGCTGGTGCCAAGAAAGTTGTCTTGTCCGCACCTGCAAAAGACGGTGCTGACCTGACCTGTGTTTTGGGTGTCAACGACGACAAATTGTCGGCCGACTTGAACTGCGTCAGCAACGCTTCTTGCACGACCAACTGCTTGGCTCCCGTCGCGAAAGTTCTGAACGACTCGTTCGGCATCGAATCGGGTTTGATGACCACCGTTCACGCTTACACGAACGACCAAAAGGTCCAAGACCAACCTCACGCTGACCTTTATCGCAGTCGTGGTGCGGCTCAGAACATCATTCCAACCAGCACCGGTGCTGCGAAGGCCGTTGGTTTGGTGATTCCTGAATTGCAAGGCAAGTTGACCGGCATCGCGATGCGAGTTCCCGTGCCAACCGGTAGCGTGGTCGACTTGACCGCCAACTTGAGCAAAGAAGTCACCAAAGAAGACGTTAACCTGGCGATCCAAACCGCCGCGGAAGGTCCTCTGAAAGGCATCTTGTTCTACGCTGTCGACCCAATCGTCAGCAGCGACATCGTTCACGATCCTCACAGCAGCATCTTCGCCGCCGACTTCACTCAGGTCTTGGGCGACAAAGGCAAGATGGTCAAAGTCGTGTCGTGGTACGACAACGAATGGGGCTACTCCTGCCGTACCGCTGACTTGTGCAGCAAACTCGGGAAGATGCTGTAG
- a CDS encoding class I SAM-dependent methyltransferase has translation MSNSRPHSSDSTAESASLNRGESSARIEQTQWRRPAGVSAGIWRYVHQGSIAHHYDDFVANTPLCELDQKILREVFESIDSTSTGDSQSFSGGDESSEKVFSTNDDWILDLGCGTGRAASELASMGRNVLAIDLSQAMLGYVRERAAVAAEQNTSTTAGKIVPLRANLVELDCLADNSAAGAVCLFSTLGMIQGRENRRAVLRHASRIVRPGGKLLLHVHNRYASLAQAGGKMLLLKSWLRSLVSRDHEFGDATYPYRGLPDMFLHRYSRRELRSDLENTGWTIKEFRLLSLDGSTSIQIPNRLRFVGGFLLSSINEEVSQSLIR, from the coding sequence ATGTCCAATTCTCGGCCCCACTCATCCGATTCAACGGCCGAATCGGCATCGCTCAATCGAGGCGAATCATCGGCACGAATTGAACAAACCCAATGGCGGCGCCCCGCTGGGGTTTCAGCCGGAATTTGGCGATACGTCCACCAAGGGTCCATCGCCCACCACTACGACGACTTTGTGGCCAACACACCACTTTGCGAGTTGGACCAGAAGATCCTTCGCGAGGTGTTCGAATCCATCGACTCAACATCGACCGGTGACAGCCAGTCTTTCTCGGGCGGGGACGAGTCCAGCGAAAAAGTTTTTTCAACGAACGACGATTGGATCCTCGATTTGGGCTGCGGCACAGGCCGCGCGGCATCGGAATTGGCATCCATGGGTCGAAACGTGCTGGCGATCGATCTCTCCCAAGCGATGCTGGGTTACGTTCGCGAGCGTGCGGCAGTGGCAGCCGAGCAAAACACCTCAACTACCGCCGGCAAAATAGTGCCGCTGCGAGCCAACTTGGTTGAACTCGATTGCTTGGCTGACAACAGCGCCGCGGGAGCGGTGTGTTTGTTCAGCACGCTCGGCATGATTCAAGGAAGAGAGAATCGCCGAGCGGTTCTTCGTCACGCGTCTCGGATTGTCCGACCGGGAGGCAAACTGCTGCTACACGTGCACAACCGCTACGCGTCCTTGGCCCAAGCCGGCGGCAAGATGTTGTTGCTCAAGAGTTGGCTGAGATCACTCGTCAGCCGCGACCACGAATTCGGCGACGCCACCTACCCCTACCGAGGCCTCCCCGACATGTTCCTGCACCGCTATTCGCGAAGGGAGCTCAGGAGCGATCTGGAAAACACAGGATGGACTATCAAGGAATTCCGATTACTGAGCCTCGATGGATCGACATCCATACAAATTCCGAATCGCCTCCGATTTGTGGGTGGCTTTCTGTTGAGTTCGATAAATGAGGAAGTTAGCCAATCATTGATTAGGTGA
- a CDS encoding PEP-CTERM sorting domain-containing protein, with protein sequence MIDFDSVDSSSAPAPIESPPYFEDGFELDVSTDAFRSLLLGDDSYTGSTAFYANIPSATVTIANSSGFEFAFNSIDLARLNVNQLGGFSVQFRGFNGLTEVANQTVTIAAVGSVPSSNELETFAFNPDFDAVTSVSWVRTAGNAFQFDNVQVVAVPEPTSLAFCAFGAGVLGTRRARRRFFAPKN encoded by the coding sequence GTGATTGATTTTGACTCAGTAGATTCGAGTTCAGCTCCGGCACCCATTGAGTCTCCACCTTATTTCGAGGACGGTTTTGAATTGGACGTAAGCACTGATGCGTTCCGCAGCCTCTTGCTAGGAGACGACAGCTATACCGGAAGTACCGCGTTCTACGCGAACATCCCTAGCGCGACTGTAACGATTGCCAATTCCAGTGGGTTTGAGTTTGCGTTTAATTCGATCGATTTAGCAAGATTAAATGTAAATCAACTCGGCGGCTTTTCTGTTCAATTCAGAGGCTTCAATGGACTTACCGAGGTAGCCAACCAAACAGTTACAATTGCCGCGGTAGGATCAGTTCCGAGTTCAAATGAGCTTGAGACTTTCGCGTTTAATCCTGATTTTGATGCGGTCACGTCAGTAAGTTGGGTTCGTACTGCCGGAAACGCCTTTCAGTTCGACAATGTTCAGGTCGTCGCCGTGCCCGAGCCGACATCCTTGGCATTTTGCGCGTTCGGCGCTGGGGTGTTGGGAACGCGTCGAGCGCGTCGTCGTTTTTTCGCACCCAAGAATTGA
- a CDS encoding response regulator transcription factor, with protein sequence MSKTKVLIVEDYRPLVETLEYQLKRAGYEVYRAADGREALNQAKLYLPDVVVLDVDLPILSGVEVCKQLRSDATTKDTLILMLSALGEESDQVVGFAVGADDYVVKPVESYKVLLQRIKALLRRREPSLDDADAISRCGVTVDRRRFVATIEGEAVKLTKSEFRLLDTLIRQPGRAFDRSELVDAALGEDTMVLERTIDVHVRALRKKMSEHADLVETVRGVGYRFREE encoded by the coding sequence ATGTCAAAAACCAAAGTTCTCATCGTTGAAGATTACCGGCCGTTGGTCGAAACGTTGGAATACCAGCTGAAACGAGCTGGTTACGAGGTGTACCGAGCTGCCGATGGCCGCGAAGCGTTGAACCAGGCCAAACTGTACCTGCCGGACGTGGTGGTCCTGGATGTGGACCTGCCAATCCTGAGCGGCGTGGAAGTCTGCAAGCAGTTGCGATCTGACGCGACGACAAAAGACACGCTGATTTTGATGCTGAGTGCTTTGGGCGAAGAGTCCGACCAAGTCGTCGGTTTCGCGGTCGGAGCGGATGACTATGTGGTCAAGCCGGTCGAGAGCTACAAGGTGTTGCTGCAGCGAATCAAAGCGTTACTGCGACGTCGCGAACCGAGCTTGGATGACGCGGACGCGATTTCTCGTTGCGGCGTGACCGTGGATCGCCGCCGGTTTGTGGCCACTATCGAAGGCGAAGCGGTCAAACTGACCAAGAGCGAATTTCGCTTGCTAGACACGTTGATTCGTCAGCCAGGACGAGCCTTCGACCGCAGCGAACTAGTCGACGCGGCCCTCGGCGAAGACACCATGGTCCTGGAGCGAACGATCGACGTCCACGTCCGAGCCCTCCGCAAAAAGATGAGCGAACACGCTGATCTGGTGGAAACAGTGCGAGGAGTGGGGTATCGGTTCCGGGAGGAGTGA
- a CDS encoding TatD family hydrolase has translation MLPLFDTHAHLNSKDFQDNVAEVVARSRDAGVVGIGVIGIDLATSRRAVELASEYPDYLHAVIGIQPNTVAESSPEDFAEIEKLVNSPGVRGIGETGLDCYWDDTPIDQQQTAFDQHIDLAVRSKLPMVIHMRESGELIVDQLARQEHLPAAVMHSFTGDWELAERCLEMGLMISFAGMVTFKKSDDLREVAKRVPEDRLLIETDSPYLSPEPLRGKRPNEPARVEHVLKCLADVRNVPTRQLAEATTANARRFFQLG, from the coding sequence ATGCTTCCTTTGTTTGACACTCATGCTCACCTCAATTCGAAAGACTTCCAAGACAACGTGGCGGAGGTGGTGGCACGTTCGAGAGACGCGGGCGTGGTTGGCATCGGCGTCATCGGGATCGATTTGGCGACCAGTCGCCGAGCCGTCGAGCTAGCGTCGGAGTATCCCGACTATCTGCATGCCGTTATTGGGATCCAGCCGAACACGGTGGCGGAATCATCACCGGAGGACTTTGCTGAGATCGAAAAATTGGTGAATTCACCCGGTGTTCGAGGAATCGGCGAAACGGGACTGGATTGTTATTGGGATGACACGCCGATCGATCAGCAACAAACCGCGTTTGATCAGCACATTGATTTGGCGGTGCGAAGCAAGTTGCCGATGGTGATCCACATGCGTGAAAGTGGTGAATTGATCGTCGACCAGTTGGCTCGACAGGAACATCTGCCCGCGGCGGTGATGCATTCGTTCACGGGAGACTGGGAACTGGCTGAGCGGTGTTTAGAAATGGGGTTGATGATCAGCTTCGCGGGGATGGTCACTTTCAAGAAAAGCGATGATCTGCGGGAGGTAGCCAAACGCGTTCCCGAGGACCGGTTGCTGATCGAAACCGATTCGCCGTATTTGTCGCCTGAACCACTGAGGGGAAAACGACCCAACGAGCCGGCTCGTGTGGAGCATGTGCTGAAGTGTTTGGCCGACGTTCGCAACGTGCCGACGCGACAATTGGCAGAAGCGACCACCGCGAACGCGAGGCGATTTTTTCAGCTCGGATGA